A window from Pseudomonas sp. MRSN 12121 encodes these proteins:
- a CDS encoding N-acetyltransferase encodes MNTAHLRRVHAESFAHYRQGLIDLLFDAVGHGASIGFMADLDQEQASAYVNGVQASIADGSLLLWVVVQDEVVLASVQLALCQKPNGLNRAEVQKLQVRHDARRRGMGQQLMNAVEHAARQHKRGLLYLDTEAGSDAEAFYSALGYTRVGELPNYCQSPDGSYSPTAIYFKTLGQPV; translated from the coding sequence ATGAACACTGCCCATTTGCGTCGAGTCCATGCGGAGAGCTTTGCCCATTATCGTCAGGGCTTGATTGATCTGTTGTTCGACGCCGTGGGTCACGGCGCCTCGATCGGTTTCATGGCCGACCTCGACCAGGAACAGGCCAGCGCCTACGTCAACGGCGTGCAGGCCAGCATCGCCGACGGCAGCCTGCTGCTGTGGGTGGTGGTGCAGGACGAGGTGGTCCTGGCCAGCGTGCAACTGGCCCTGTGCCAGAAGCCCAACGGCCTCAACCGCGCCGAGGTGCAGAAGCTGCAAGTGCGCCACGACGCCCGCCGCCGCGGCATGGGCCAGCAATTGATGAACGCCGTGGAACACGCGGCGCGCCAGCATAAGCGCGGCCTGCTGTACCTGGACACCGAGGCCGGCTCCGACGCCGAGGCCTTCTACAGCGCCCTGGGTTATACCCGGGTCGGCGAATTGCCGAACTATTGCCAAAGCCCGGACGGCAGCTACAGCCCGACCGCCATTTACTTCAAGACTCTGGGGCAACCCGTATGA
- a CDS encoding chaperone modulator CbpM has translation MSTLIVQLDMEEFCEVADLPAAYVIEIVEHGILDPHGSAPRDWRFTDYELAVAKRAAKLRHDLELEWEGVALALELLDEVRELRNENQMLRQRLGRLLAD, from the coding sequence ATGAGCACCCTGATCGTTCAGCTGGATATGGAAGAGTTCTGCGAGGTGGCCGATCTGCCGGCTGCCTATGTGATCGAAATCGTCGAGCACGGGATCCTCGATCCCCATGGCTCGGCGCCCCGGGACTGGCGCTTTACCGACTACGAACTGGCGGTGGCCAAGCGCGCCGCCAAGTTGCGGCATGACCTGGAACTGGAGTGGGAAGGCGTCGCCCTGGCGCTGGAACTGCTCGACGAAGTCCGCGAGCTGCGCAACGAAAACCAGATGCTCAGGCAACGCCTGGGGCGCCTGCTGGCCGATTGA
- a CDS encoding PsiF family protein: MKMLRIPLLMVGLLLCSQGFAATAAQQAQQDKMKSCNAEATAKTLKGDERKAFMSTCLKATPAAAAVPATQQEKMKTCNADATTKALKGDERKTFMSTCLKKQ; this comes from the coding sequence ATGAAGATGCTGCGTATCCCGTTGTTGATGGTCGGTCTGCTGCTCTGCTCCCAAGGATTTGCCGCCACGGCGGCCCAACAGGCCCAGCAGGACAAGATGAAGTCGTGCAACGCCGAAGCCACCGCCAAGACCCTCAAGGGCGATGAGCGCAAGGCGTTCATGAGCACCTGCCTCAAGGCCACTCCTGCCGCGGCCGCCGTGCCCGCCACGCAACAGGAAAAAATGAAGACCTGCAACGCCGACGCTACCACCAAGGCGCTCAAGGGCGATGAGCGCAAGACCTTCATGAGCACCTGCCTGAAGAAGCAATAA
- a CDS encoding DnaJ C-terminal domain-containing protein, which produces MDFKDYYKILGVEPTADDKAIKAAYRKLARKYHPDVSKEKDAEAKFKDASEAYEALKSADKRAEYDDLRRYGQHGQPFQGPPGWKGRADAGGFGNGGDFSDFFSSIFGNRGPGFGGGQSRSAGRRGQDVEMELPIFLEETLSTESKKVSFQVPQYNAAGQHVSNTSKSLNVKIPAGVADGERIRLKGQGAPGVGGGANGDLYLTIRFAPHPKFDIEGENLIITLPLAPWELALGTEVAVPTLTGKINLKVPAGSQNGQRMRAKGHGLPNKAGQRGYLFVQLKAVMPKASGEDVKALWQELAKKAAFDPRENF; this is translated from the coding sequence ATGGACTTCAAAGACTATTACAAGATTCTCGGGGTGGAGCCGACGGCGGACGACAAGGCGATCAAGGCCGCCTATCGCAAGCTGGCGCGCAAGTACCACCCGGATGTCAGCAAGGAAAAAGACGCCGAAGCCAAGTTCAAGGATGCGTCGGAAGCCTATGAGGCGCTCAAGAGCGCGGACAAGCGGGCCGAGTACGACGATCTGCGGCGCTATGGCCAGCACGGCCAGCCGTTCCAGGGCCCGCCGGGCTGGAAGGGCCGCGCGGACGCGGGCGGCTTTGGCAATGGCGGCGACTTTTCGGACTTCTTCAGTTCGATCTTCGGCAATCGCGGGCCGGGTTTCGGCGGTGGACAATCTCGCAGCGCCGGGCGCCGGGGGCAGGACGTGGAAATGGAATTACCGATCTTCCTGGAAGAGACCCTGTCGACCGAGTCGAAGAAGGTCAGCTTCCAGGTGCCGCAGTACAACGCCGCGGGCCAGCACGTCAGCAACACCAGCAAGAGCCTGAACGTGAAGATCCCGGCGGGCGTCGCCGACGGCGAGCGGATCCGCCTCAAGGGCCAGGGCGCGCCGGGCGTCGGCGGCGGGGCCAACGGCGACCTGTACCTGACCATTCGTTTCGCGCCTCATCCGAAGTTCGATATCGAGGGCGAGAACCTGATCATCACCTTGCCGCTGGCGCCCTGGGAGCTGGCGCTGGGCACCGAGGTCGCGGTGCCGACGCTCACCGGCAAGATCAACCTCAAGGTGCCGGCCGGCAGCCAGAACGGCCAGCGCATGCGCGCCAAGGGCCACGGCCTGCCGAACAAGGCCGGGCAGCGCGGTTATCTGTTCGTGCAACTCAAGGCCGTGATGCCCAAGGCGTCCGGCGAGGACGTCAAGGCGCTCTGGCAGGAGCTGGCGAAGAAAGCCGCCTTCGACCCGCGGGAGAATTTCTGA
- a CDS encoding sensor histidine kinase KdpD encodes MRLPDFIVQQVDHIVDEWERFARSIAPQANALSHLQLRDHAKSILLAAARDMQSAQTDSEQAAKSRGQAPEKSSSLDTAAASHGELRHNVGFNLVQTTSEFRHLRACVIRLWLAELGSPDIVHFQDLIRFNEAIDEAMTESTTAYAEQVDRSRDIFLAILGHDLRAPLQAVSMSTELLARKVALDADAQVYVSRIQSGSRHMTTMVGDLLEFVRSRLGSGLPIEPAPMDMASAAKAALDEACAGRPGSTPKLSVQGASHGIWDRRRIEQMLQNLIGNALQHGGDNRTVTVAIIGGAEQVRLTIHNQGQPIPKEALNTLFDPLVRSSGEESSGSPTSLGLGLFIVKEVVNAHQGSIEVSSSDVEGTTFTVILPRVSRVESL; translated from the coding sequence ATGCGTCTACCCGACTTTATCGTGCAACAGGTCGATCACATCGTCGACGAATGGGAGCGGTTCGCCAGGTCCATCGCCCCGCAGGCCAACGCCCTGAGCCACCTGCAACTGCGCGATCACGCAAAATCCATCCTGCTCGCCGCCGCGCGCGACATGCAGAGCGCCCAGACCGACAGCGAGCAGGCGGCCAAGTCCCGGGGCCAGGCACCGGAGAAAAGCTCAAGCCTGGATACGGCCGCCGCCAGCCATGGCGAATTGCGCCATAACGTGGGTTTCAACCTGGTACAGACCACCTCGGAATTCCGCCACCTGCGCGCCTGTGTGATCCGCCTCTGGCTGGCCGAACTGGGGTCGCCGGACATCGTGCATTTCCAGGACCTGATCCGCTTCAACGAAGCCATCGACGAGGCGATGACCGAATCCACCACGGCCTATGCCGAACAGGTCGACCGCTCGCGGGATATCTTCCTGGCGATTCTCGGCCACGACCTGCGGGCGCCCTTGCAGGCGGTGAGCATGTCCACCGAGTTGCTGGCGCGCAAAGTCGCGCTGGACGCCGACGCGCAGGTCTACGTATCGCGGATCCAGAGCGGCTCCCGGCATATGACGACGATGGTCGGCGACCTGCTGGAGTTCGTGCGCAGCCGCCTGGGCAGCGGCCTGCCCATCGAGCCGGCGCCGATGGACATGGCCAGCGCCGCCAAAGCGGCCCTCGACGAAGCCTGCGCCGGCCGGCCGGGCAGTACGCCCAAGCTCAGCGTGCAAGGCGCCAGCCATGGCATCTGGGATCGCCGGCGCATCGAACAGATGTTGCAGAACCTGATCGGCAACGCCCTGCAACACGGTGGCGACAATCGCACAGTGACCGTGGCCATCATTGGCGGTGCCGAGCAGGTACGGCTGACCATCCACAACCAGGGTCAGCCGATTCCCAAGGAGGCGCTGAACACGCTGTTCGATCCGTTGGTGCGCAGCTCCGGCGAAGAGTCCAGTGGGTCGCCCACCAGCCTGGGGTTGGGCCTGTTCATCGTCAAGGAAGTGGTCAATGCCCACCAGGGCAGCATCGAGGTCAGCTCCAGCGACGTCGAAGGCACCACTTTCACCGTAATCCTGCCCCGCGTGTCCCGCGTCGAATCGCTGTAG
- a CDS encoding AI-2E family transporter has protein sequence MPTFSQRHLLLISWVIIFGGLLLLIPLRLLPSLLAGLLVFELVNMLTPQLQRLIEGRRARWLAVALLGTLVVSVLTLLFAGAISFLLHEAENPGASLDKFMTVVDKARGQLPPFLDSYLPASAAEFQVAIGAWASKHLSDLQLVGKDAAHTFVTLLIGMVLGAIIALQRVPDLTKRKPLAAALFDRLHLLVQAFRNIVFAQIKISLLNTFFTGIFLALILPLFGVKLPLTKTLIVLTFLLGLLPVIGNLISNTLITIVGLSLSIWVAAAALGYLIFIHKLEYFLNARIVGGQISAKSWELLLAMLVFEAAFGLPGVVAGPIYYAYLKSELKLAGLV, from the coding sequence ATGCCAACGTTTTCTCAGCGTCACCTGTTGTTGATCAGTTGGGTGATCATTTTCGGCGGCCTGTTGCTGCTGATTCCCCTGCGCTTGTTGCCCAGCCTGCTCGCGGGCTTGCTGGTGTTCGAGCTGGTCAACATGCTCACCCCGCAATTGCAGCGCCTGATCGAAGGGCGGCGGGCGCGCTGGCTGGCGGTCGCCCTGCTCGGCACCCTGGTGGTCAGCGTGCTGACGCTGCTGTTCGCCGGCGCCATCAGCTTCCTGCTGCACGAAGCGGAAAACCCGGGCGCTTCCCTGGACAAGTTCATGACGGTAGTGGACAAGGCGCGGGGCCAGTTGCCGCCGTTCCTCGACTCCTATCTGCCGGCCAGCGCGGCGGAGTTCCAAGTGGCCATCGGTGCCTGGGCCAGCAAGCACCTGAGCGATCTGCAACTGGTGGGCAAGGACGCGGCGCACACCTTCGTGACGCTGCTGATCGGCATGGTGCTGGGGGCGATCATCGCCTTGCAGCGCGTGCCCGACCTGACCAAGCGCAAGCCGCTGGCGGCCGCGCTGTTCGACCGCCTGCACCTGCTGGTCCAGGCCTTTCGCAACATCGTGTTCGCGCAGATCAAGATTTCCCTGCTTAACACCTTTTTCACCGGGATCTTCCTCGCGCTGATCCTGCCGCTGTTCGGCGTCAAGCTGCCGCTGACCAAGACCCTGATCGTGCTGACGTTCCTGCTGGGGCTGTTGCCGGTGATCGGCAACCTGATCTCCAACACCCTGATCACCATCGTCGGGTTGTCGCTGTCGATCTGGGTGGCCGCGGCGGCGCTGGGCTACCTGATCTTCATCCACAAGCTGGAATACTTCCTCAACGCGCGGATCGTCGGTGGGCAGATCAGTGCCAAGTCCTGGGAGCTGCTGCTGGCGATGCTGGTGTTCGAGGCGGCGTTCGGCCTGCCGGGGGTGGTGGCCGGGCCGATCTACTACGCCTACCTGAAGAGCGAATTGAAGCTGGCGGGGTTGGTCTGA
- a CDS encoding urease subunit beta, giving the protein MIPGQYQIQPGDIELNAGRRTLSLSVANSGDRPIQVGSHYHFFETNDALSFDRAASRGMRLNIPAGTAVRFEPGQTREVELVELAGHRRVFGFAGRVMGDL; this is encoded by the coding sequence ATGATTCCAGGCCAATACCAGATCCAGCCCGGCGACATCGAACTCAACGCCGGCCGCCGCACCCTCAGCCTGAGCGTCGCCAACAGCGGCGACCGACCGATCCAGGTGGGCTCGCACTATCACTTTTTCGAAACCAACGACGCCCTGAGCTTCGACCGCGCCGCCAGCCGTGGCATGCGCCTGAATATCCCGGCCGGCACCGCCGTGCGCTTCGAGCCGGGCCAGACCCGCGAAGTGGAACTGGTGGAGCTGGCCGGGCATCGCCGGGTGTTCGGCTTTGCCGGGCGGGTGATGGGCGACCTTTAA
- a CDS encoding helix-turn-helix transcriptional regulator: MSKKHIDLLPFSGLPAPVYFRYADFDAHSHALEHRHPWGCLEYSAHGVMHMEIAGQRFMAPPQYAIWIPPDTEHSFYSPQPIVYRAVCLAPELCRALPAQACTLAISDILKAILKDFAARDVQIPEQESDSRLAQVMLDQLRQAPVHHGYLPYASSPALLGVLEALQAAPGDNRALADWARQIHVSERTLARQFVRELGMSFGEWRQRLRFLASIEALDSPRSIQEVAFDMGYSTASAFIAMFQRQAGCTPEQYRRTSLRNR; this comes from the coding sequence ATGAGCAAAAAACACATCGACCTGCTGCCCTTCAGCGGCCTGCCGGCGCCGGTGTATTTTCGCTACGCCGATTTCGACGCCCACAGCCATGCGCTGGAACACCGTCACCCCTGGGGCTGCCTGGAGTACTCGGCCCACGGCGTGATGCACATGGAGATCGCCGGCCAGCGTTTCATGGCGCCGCCGCAGTACGCCATCTGGATCCCGCCGGACACCGAGCATAGCTTCTACAGCCCGCAGCCGATCGTGTACCGCGCCGTGTGCCTGGCCCCGGAACTGTGCCGGGCGCTGCCCGCGCAAGCCTGCACCCTGGCCATCAGCGACATCCTCAAGGCGATCCTCAAGGACTTCGCCGCGCGCGACGTGCAGATCCCCGAGCAGGAGAGCGACAGTCGCCTGGCCCAGGTGATGCTCGATCAACTGCGGCAGGCGCCGGTGCATCACGGCTACCTGCCCTACGCCAGCAGCCCGGCCCTGCTCGGGGTGCTGGAAGCGTTGCAGGCCGCGCCGGGGGATAACCGCGCGCTGGCCGACTGGGCCCGGCAGATCCATGTCAGCGAACGCACCCTGGCGCGGCAGTTCGTGCGCGAGCTGGGTATGAGCTTCGGCGAGTGGCGCCAGCGCCTGCGTTTCCTGGCTTCCATCGAAGCGCTGGACAGCCCGCGGAGCATCCAGGAAGTGGCCTTCGACATGGGCTACAGCACCGCCTCGGCGTTCATCGCGATGTTCCAGCGCCAGGCCGGTTGCACCCCCGAGCAATACCGGCGGACCAGCCTACGGAACAGGTGA
- a CDS encoding DMT family transporter, translated as MQYAYPLLAIFIWAGNTVINKLAVGAIFPAEIGFYRWLLAGLLFTPFLLKAVVAHWAVIRPNLGKIFILGVLGMAVYQSLAYFAATLTSATNMGIILSLMPLMSLAMAIASLGQRLTAGALVGALLSFAGVLVVVSSGSLGALLEHGVNLGDAMMLVATLAYAIYSTLLKKWQLRLPPLVLLYLQVLVAVVVLLPLFLASPKTGLTLHNIPLVLYACLLASMLAPLAWMQAVVRLGPSRTTLFFNLLPLITALIAAVVLHEQLALYHLVGGVLTLGGVILSERWTRVLGRKVSVA; from the coding sequence ATGCAATACGCTTATCCGTTACTGGCCATCTTTATCTGGGCTGGCAATACCGTGATCAACAAGCTGGCGGTCGGCGCGATCTTCCCCGCGGAAATCGGTTTCTATCGCTGGCTGCTGGCCGGTCTGCTGTTTACCCCGTTCTTGCTCAAGGCGGTGGTGGCCCACTGGGCGGTGATCCGCCCGAATCTGGGCAAGATCTTCATCCTCGGCGTGCTGGGCATGGCGGTGTACCAGAGCCTGGCCTACTTCGCCGCGACCCTGACCTCGGCCACCAACATGGGCATCATCCTTTCGCTGATGCCGCTGATGTCGCTGGCCATGGCGATCGCCAGCCTCGGCCAGCGCCTGACCGCCGGGGCCCTGGTGGGGGCGCTGCTGTCGTTCGCCGGGGTGCTGGTGGTGGTGTCGTCCGGCAGCCTCGGCGCCTTGCTGGAGCACGGCGTGAACCTGGGCGACGCGATGATGCTGGTCGCCACCCTGGCCTACGCCATCTACAGCACCCTGCTGAAGAAATGGCAGCTGCGCCTGCCGCCGCTGGTGCTGCTGTACCTGCAGGTGCTGGTGGCCGTGGTGGTGCTGTTGCCACTGTTCCTGGCCTCGCCGAAAACCGGCCTGACCCTGCACAACATCCCCCTGGTGCTCTATGCCTGCCTGCTGGCCTCGATGCTCGCGCCGCTGGCGTGGATGCAGGCGGTGGTACGCCTGGGGCCGAGCCGCACCACCCTGTTCTTCAACCTGCTGCCGTTGATCACCGCACTGATCGCCGCCGTGGTGCTGCATGAACAGCTGGCGCTGTATCACCTGGTGGGCGGGGTGCTGACCCTGGGTGGGGTGATTCTGTCGGAGCGCTGGACCAGGGTGTTGGGGCGTAAGGTCAGCGTTGCCTGA
- a CDS encoding Hsp70 family protein has protein sequence MKNASAARACGIDFGTSNSTVGWLRPGMETLIALEDDKITLPSVVFFNLEERRPVYGRLALHEYLEGYEGRLMRSLKSLLGSKLIKHDTSVLGTAMPFKDLLGLFIGQLKSRAETAAGREFEEVVLGRPVFFVDDDAAADQEAQDTLAEVARKLGFKEVSFQYEPIAAAFDYESTLEREELVLIVDIGGGTSDFSLVRLSPERRGLDNRHEDILATGGVHIGGTDFDKQLSLAGLMPLFGYGSRMKSGAYMPTSTHMNLATWHTINSVYSQKSQLALGSMRYDIEDTGGIDRLFKLIEQRAGHWLAMEVEQTKIELTHADNRVVPLDRIEAGLDVDLSRALFESSIDNLLERIRDSVTQLLGTASVGVDQVDTVFFTGGSSGIPALRQSVAAMLPNARHVEGNIFGSIGSGLAIEAKKRYG, from the coding sequence ATGAAAAACGCATCTGCGGCCCGTGCCTGCGGCATCGACTTCGGCACGTCCAACTCCACCGTCGGCTGGCTGCGCCCCGGCATGGAAACGCTGATTGCGCTGGAAGACGACAAGATCACCCTGCCCTCGGTGGTCTTCTTCAACCTCGAGGAACGCCGTCCGGTATACGGCCGCCTGGCGCTGCACGAGTACCTGGAAGGCTACGAAGGCCGGCTGATGCGCTCGCTGAAAAGCCTGCTGGGCTCCAAGCTGATCAAGCACGACACCAGCGTGCTGGGCACGGCGATGCCTTTCAAGGACCTGCTGGGCCTGTTCATCGGCCAGCTCAAGAGCCGCGCCGAAACCGCCGCCGGCCGCGAGTTCGAGGAAGTGGTGCTGGGCCGCCCGGTGTTTTTCGTCGACGACGACGCCGCGGCCGACCAGGAAGCCCAAGACACCCTGGCCGAAGTGGCGCGCAAGCTGGGCTTCAAGGAAGTGTCGTTCCAATACGAGCCGATCGCCGCGGCCTTCGACTACGAGTCGACCCTGGAGCGCGAAGAGCTGGTGCTGATCGTCGACATCGGCGGCGGTACCTCGGACTTCTCCCTGGTGCGCCTGTCGCCCGAGCGCCGTGGCCTGGACAACCGCCACGAGGACATCCTCGCCACCGGCGGCGTGCACATCGGCGGGACCGACTTCGACAAACAGCTCTCGCTGGCCGGCCTGATGCCGCTGTTCGGCTACGGCAGCCGGATGAAGAGCGGTGCCTACATGCCCACCAGCACCCACATGAACCTGGCGACCTGGCACACCATCAACTCGGTGTATTCGCAGAAGTCCCAGCTGGCCCTGGGCAGCATGCGCTACGACATCGAGGACACCGGCGGCATCGACCGCCTGTTCAAGCTGATCGAGCAACGCGCCGGGCACTGGCTGGCCATGGAAGTGGAGCAGACCAAGATCGAGCTGACCCACGCCGACAACCGCGTGGTGCCCCTGGACCGGATCGAGGCGGGCCTTGACGTCGACCTGAGCCGCGCGCTGTTCGAGTCGTCCATCGACAACCTGCTGGAGCGCATCCGCGACAGCGTCACCCAGTTGCTGGGCACGGCCAGCGTCGGCGTCGACCAGGTCGATACGGTGTTCTTCACCGGCGGTTCCAGCGGCATCCCGGCGCTGCGCCAGAGCGTGGCGGCCATGCTGCCCAACGCCCGTCACGTCGAAGGCAATATCTTCGGCAGCATCGGCAGCGGGTTGGCGATCGAAGCGAAGAAGCGTTACGGCTGA
- the ureC gene encoding urease subunit alpha, with protein sequence MKISRQAYADMFGPTVGDKVRLADTELWIEVEKDFTTYGEEVKFGGGKVIRDGMGQGQLLAAEVVDTLITNALIIDHWGIVKADVGLKDGRVKAIGKAGNPDIQPDVTIAIGASTEVIAGEGMILTAGGIDTHIHFICPQQIEEALASGVTTMIGGGTGPATGTNATTCTSGPWHMARMLQAADAFPMNIGFTGKGNASLPEPLIEQVRAGAIGLKLHEDWGSTPASIDNCLSVADQYDVQVAIHTDTLNESGFVETTLGAFKGRTIHTYHTEGAGGGHAPDIIKACGLPNVLPSSTNPTRPFTHNTIDEHLDMLMVCHHLDPSIAEDVAFAESRIRRETIAAEDILHDLGAFSMISSDSQAMGRVGEVITRTWQTADKMHRQRGPLPGDGAGNSNFRVKRYIAKYTINPAITHGISHEVGSIEIGKWADLVLWRPAFFGVKPTLILKGGAIATSLMGDANASIPTPQPVHYRPMFASYGGSRHATSLTFISQAALEAGVPQQLGLKKQIAVVKGCRDVQKTDLIHNDYLPNIEVDPQTYQVKADGVLLWCEPAQVLPMAQRYFLF encoded by the coding sequence ATGAAGATTTCAAGACAAGCCTACGCCGACATGTTCGGCCCCACCGTCGGCGACAAGGTGCGCCTGGCCGATACCGAGCTGTGGATCGAGGTCGAGAAGGACTTCACCACCTATGGCGAAGAAGTGAAGTTCGGCGGCGGCAAGGTGATCCGCGACGGCATGGGCCAGGGCCAGCTGCTGGCGGCCGAGGTGGTCGACACCCTGATCACCAATGCCCTGATCATCGATCACTGGGGCATCGTCAAAGCCGACGTCGGCCTCAAGGACGGGCGCGTCAAAGCCATCGGCAAGGCCGGCAACCCGGATATCCAGCCGGACGTGACCATCGCCATCGGCGCCAGCACCGAAGTGATCGCCGGCGAGGGCATGATCCTCACCGCGGGCGGCATCGACACCCACATCCACTTCATCTGCCCGCAGCAGATCGAGGAGGCGCTGGCGAGCGGCGTCACCACCATGATCGGCGGCGGTACGGGGCCCGCCACCGGCACCAACGCCACCACCTGCACCTCGGGGCCCTGGCACATGGCGCGCATGCTCCAGGCGGCAGACGCCTTCCCAATGAACATCGGCTTCACCGGCAAGGGCAACGCCAGCCTGCCGGAGCCGCTGATCGAGCAGGTCAGGGCCGGGGCCATCGGCCTCAAGCTGCATGAAGACTGGGGCAGCACCCCGGCCAGCATCGACAACTGCCTGAGCGTCGCCGACCAGTACGACGTGCAGGTGGCGATCCACACCGACACCCTCAACGAGTCCGGCTTCGTCGAAACCACCCTCGGCGCCTTCAAGGGCCGCACCATCCACACCTATCACACCGAAGGCGCCGGCGGCGGCCACGCCCCGGACATCATCAAGGCCTGCGGCCTGCCCAACGTGCTGCCCAGCTCGACCAACCCGACCCGGCCATTCACCCACAACACCATCGACGAACACCTGGACATGCTGATGGTCTGCCATCACCTCGATCCGAGCATCGCCGAGGACGTGGCCTTCGCCGAAAGCCGCATCCGCCGCGAAACCATCGCCGCCGAAGACATTCTCCACGACCTCGGCGCCTTCTCGATGATCAGCTCCGACAGCCAGGCCATGGGCCGGGTCGGCGAGGTCATCACGCGCACCTGGCAGACCGCCGACAAGATGCACCGCCAGCGCGGCCCGCTGCCGGGCGACGGCGCCGGCAACAGCAACTTCCGGGTCAAGCGCTACATCGCCAAATACACCATCAACCCGGCGATCACCCACGGCATCAGCCACGAAGTGGGCTCCATCGAGATCGGCAAATGGGCCGACCTGGTGCTCTGGCGCCCGGCGTTCTTCGGGGTCAAGCCGACCCTGATCCTCAAGGGCGGCGCCATCGCCACCAGCCTGATGGGCGACGCCAACGCGTCGATCCCGACGCCGCAGCCGGTGCATTACCGGCCGATGTTCGCCAGTTACGGCGGCAGCCGCCACGCCACCAGCCTGACCTTTATCAGCCAGGCCGCGCTGGAAGCCGGGGTGCCGCAGCAACTGGGGCTGAAAAAGCAGATCGCGGTGGTCAAGGGCTGTCGCGACGTGCAAAAGACCGACCTGATCCACAACGATTACCTGCCGAACATCGAGGTCGACCCGCAGACCTACCAGGTCAAGGCCGACGGCGTGCTGCTGTGGTGCGAACCGGCGCAGGTGCTGCCGATGGCACAACGCTACTTCCTCTTCTAG